Proteins encoded by one window of Alphaproteobacteria bacterium:
- a CDS encoding IS4 family transposase produces the protein MARTVAKLPAGSRISDHISLGVITKTFPRHLIDGVLERTGRASLRERQLPAPVMMYYVIALALYAEASYGEVLRCLLEGLRWPSWSFGVVPVAGKSGISQARSRLGVEPVKQLYQQAVGPLAQRETKGAWYGDWRLVSIDGSTQEVANEAANVAAFGRPGASRGRSAYPQLRFVCLVKTGSHVLFGAELGAYTSGEQTLAQAVVERLKPNMLCLADRGFFSFALWSQAAATGAALLWRVEKNQIPPCQQRLSDGSYLSTIYASAKDRRQDRQGRLVRVIEYRLKGIAGAEPLYRLITTITDPAEAPARELAALHQERWEIETAIPPSA, from the coding sequence ATGGCACGGACAGTGGCCAAATTGCCTGCAGGGAGTCGGATTTCGGACCACATCAGCCTCGGGGTCATCACCAAGACTTTTCCCCGGCACTTGATTGACGGGGTTCTCGAACGAACGGGTCGGGCCAGTCTGCGGGAGCGGCAGCTTCCGGCGCCGGTGATGATGTACTACGTCATCGCCCTGGCGCTCTACGCGGAGGCTTCCTACGGCGAGGTTCTGCGCTGTCTTTTGGAGGGCTTGCGCTGGCCCTCGTGGTCGTTTGGGGTTGTTCCGGTGGCCGGTAAGTCGGGGATTTCCCAGGCCCGCAGCCGGCTCGGTGTGGAGCCGGTCAAGCAGTTGTACCAGCAAGCCGTTGGGCCGCTGGCGCAGCGAGAGACGAAAGGGGCGTGGTATGGAGACTGGCGCTTGGTGAGCATCGACGGCAGCACCCAGGAAGTGGCCAATGAGGCAGCCAACGTGGCTGCCTTCGGACGTCCGGGTGCCTCGCGCGGGCGTAGCGCCTATCCGCAACTCCGCTTCGTCTGCCTGGTGAAAACCGGCAGCCACGTTCTTTTCGGGGCCGAGTTGGGCGCCTACACCAGCGGCGAGCAGACCCTGGCCCAGGCCGTGGTGGAGCGTCTCAAGCCGAACATGTTGTGCTTGGCGGATCGCGGTTTCTTCAGCTTCGCGCTCTGGAGCCAGGCCGCGGCGACGGGGGCAGCGCTGCTCTGGCGGGTTGAGAAGAACCAAATCCCACCCTGCCAGCAACGGCTCTCCGACGGTTCCTATCTGAGCACCATCTATGCCTCGGCCAAGGATCGCCGCCAGGACCGTCAGGGGCGGCTGGTGCGGGTGATCGAGTACCGCCTGAAGGGCATCGCCGGGGCCGAGCCCCTCTACCGCCTGATCACCACCATCACCGATCCGGCCGAAGCCCCGGCACGGGAGCTGGCGGCGCTCCACCAGGAACGCTGGGAGATCGAGACCGCTATTCCCCCCTCAGCATAG
- a CDS encoding threonine synthase, with product MAFADNLTEERPTFVSHLECGMTGERLPADRLHQLSPQGWPLLVRYDLEALGRALKPQDLERRAPDLWRYREFLPLRSCANIVSLGESMTPLVTLPGLSRRLGGGEILVKDEGRLPTGSFKARGLAVAVSMAKELGVKRAAMPSNGNAGAALAAYGSRAGLETFVFCPDDTPEVNLREIALQGARLFRVNGLINDCGKIVGLGREPAGWFDVSTLKEPYRIEGKKTMGLELAEQLGWQLPDVIFYPTGGGTGLIGMWKAFAELGELGWIDGHRPRMVAVQASGCAPIVKAFEEGSEHAELWPQAQTVASGIRVPAAIGDFLILRAVRESGGFAIAVDDADIEAAQGAAAREDGLLLCPEGAATVAALEKALAEGLVNVSDRVVLYNCGSGLKYPMPAAGEQLDLTQQIDFEAVTRL from the coding sequence TTGGCCTTCGCCGACAACCTGACCGAGGAACGCCCCACTTTCGTCAGCCATCTCGAATGCGGCATGACGGGTGAACGCCTGCCGGCCGACCGCCTGCACCAACTTTCGCCCCAGGGCTGGCCGCTGCTGGTGCGCTACGATCTCGAAGCGCTGGGCCGGGCGCTCAAGCCGCAAGACCTCGAACGCCGGGCGCCGGATTTGTGGCGTTACCGTGAGTTCCTGCCGCTGCGGTCGTGCGCCAATATCGTCAGCTTGGGCGAGAGCATGACGCCGCTGGTGACGCTGCCGGGACTGAGCCGCCGGCTGGGCGGCGGCGAGATCCTGGTCAAGGACGAGGGGCGTTTGCCCACGGGATCCTTTAAAGCCCGGGGCCTGGCCGTGGCCGTCAGCATGGCCAAGGAACTGGGGGTGAAGCGCGCCGCCATGCCGAGCAACGGCAACGCCGGCGCGGCCCTGGCGGCCTATGGCAGCCGGGCCGGCCTGGAGACCTTCGTCTTCTGTCCCGACGACACGCCGGAGGTCAATTTGCGCGAAATCGCGCTGCAGGGTGCCAGGCTCTTCCGCGTCAACGGCCTGATCAACGACTGCGGCAAGATCGTCGGCCTTGGGCGTGAGCCCGCGGGCTGGTTCGACGTCTCGACGTTGAAGGAGCCCTACCGCATCGAGGGCAAGAAGACCATGGGGCTGGAACTGGCGGAACAGTTGGGCTGGCAGTTGCCCGACGTGATCTTCTATCCCACCGGTGGCGGCACCGGCCTGATCGGCATGTGGAAGGCCTTCGCCGAACTTGGCGAACTGGGTTGGATCGACGGCCATCGGCCCCGCATGGTGGCGGTGCAGGCCAGCGGCTGCGCGCCCATCGTCAAGGCCTTCGAGGAAGGCAGCGAACACGCCGAGCTCTGGCCCCAGGCCCAGACCGTGGCCAGCGGCATCCGCGTGCCGGCGGCGATTGGCGATTTTCTTATCTTGCGGGCGGTGCGCGAAAGCGGCGGCTTCGCCATCGCCGTCGACGATGCCGACATCGAAGCGGCGCAAGGGGCGGCCGCCCGGGAAGACGGATTACTGCTCTGTCCCGAGGGCGCGGCTACCGTAGCGGCCCTCGAGAAGGCCTTGGCCGAAGGCCTGGTTAATGTCAGCGATCGGGTGGTTCTCTATAATTGCGGCAGCGGTCTCAAATACCCCATGCCGGCGGCCGGCGAGCAGCTCGATTTGACGCAGCAAATCGATTTCGAGGCTGTAACGAGGCTCTAG
- a CDS encoding response regulator transcription factor — protein sequence MSATIALVDDDRNLLASLAMALEAEGFRVRSYHDGAEALRGLGAQPVDLVVLDIKMPRLDGMELLTRLRRHSDVPAIFLTSKDDELDEVLGLKMGADDYIRKPFSLRLLIERIRALLRRAEAAQADDLEAAEKAVVRGDLTLDPARHLCTWRGQPVRLTVTEFLVLTALAQRPGHVKSRDQLMDVAYQDNVYVDDRTIDSHIKRLRRKLREVDAEFANIETLYGVGYRYREV from the coding sequence ATGAGCGCAACCATCGCCCTGGTCGATGACGACCGCAACCTGTTGGCCTCGCTGGCCATGGCGCTGGAGGCCGAGGGTTTTCGGGTGCGCAGCTACCATGACGGCGCCGAGGCCTTGCGCGGCCTGGGCGCCCAGCCGGTCGACCTGGTGGTGCTCGATATCAAGATGCCGCGCCTCGACGGCATGGAACTTTTGACCCGGCTGCGCCGCCACAGCGACGTGCCGGCGATCTTTCTCACCTCCAAGGACGACGAGCTTGACGAGGTGCTGGGCCTCAAGATGGGGGCCGACGACTACATCCGCAAACCCTTCTCGCTGCGCCTCTTGATCGAACGCATCCGGGCCCTGCTGCGCCGCGCCGAGGCGGCCCAGGCCGACGACCTCGAGGCTGCCGAAAAGGCCGTGGTGCGCGGCGACCTCACCCTCGACCCGGCCCGGCATCTCTGCACCTGGCGGGGCCAGCCGGTGCGCCTGACGGTGACCGAATTCCTGGTCCTGACGGCCCTGGCCCAGCGCCCGGGGCACGTCAAGAGCCGCGACCAGTTGATGGACGTGGCCTACCAGGACAACGTCTACGTCGACGACCGCACCATCGACAGCCACATCAAGCGCCTGCGTCGCAAGTTGCGCGAAGTCGATGCCGAATTCGCCAACATCGAAACGCTTTACGGCGTCGGCTACCGTTACCGCGAGGTCTGA